In the Tepidimicrobium xylanilyticum genome, one interval contains:
- a CDS encoding sigma-70 family RNA polymerase sigma factor has translation MFSQLFFCFTEIVKNFLIFSGYISNTNSFPRPLTKEEEEHYLIRCAAGDEKARNILIERNLRLVAHIVKKYNSSGKDMDDLISIGTIGLIKAISTFDINKGTRLATYAARCIENAILT, from the coding sequence ATGTTTTCCCAACTATTTTTTTGTTTTACTGAAATAGTAAAGAATTTTTTAATTTTTTCAGGATATATTTCAAATACAAATTCATTTCCAAGGCCTCTCACTAAGGAGGAAGAAGAACATTATTTAATCAGATGTGCTGCAGGAGATGAAAAAGCTAGAAATATTTTAATCGAAAGGAATTTAAGATTAGTAGCACATATTGTAAAAAAATATAATAGTTCCGGGAAGGATATGGACGATTTAATTTCCATTGGTACGATTGGTCTCATTAAAGCTATTTCTACATTTGACATCAATAAAGGCACTAGATTAGCCACTTATGCTGCACGTTGCATTGAAAATGCTATACTCACATAA